From Bradyrhizobium sp. sBnM-33:
AGGCCGCGATCGGCTGATCTCGCGGCCACCGATGCTTTCGACTTGAACGAAGATGTCGGAATCGTCCTGGAGCCCGCGATCGCGGATTGACCGTTCGATCCCCCATTGGCGGAAGATCTCCATTGTCCTGACCCAGCAGCCGCGCGATTTGGGGTGATCCGTCGTCGTCGGGCTCTTCTCGATGATCACAGCGTCGATCCCAAAGCGATCAAGCAGCAGCCCCATCGCGAGGCCGACCGGACCGCCGCCGACGATAAGCACTGACGTTTTGCGGACGCCTGAGGCGTTCTCCATGTTCTTTCCCTCGTTATTAAGTTTTGCGAGAAAGTGCCCATTTCAGCCTATCTCACAAGAACATGTTTGATATAATCGCGATCTCACTTTGAGATGGAGAGCGAGAATGGATCTGCGTCAGCTTCGTTACTTCATCGCCGTCGCCGAGCGCGGCGGATTCGGCGCGGCGGCCAGTGTTCTCAACGTCGCCCAGTCAGCACTCAGCCGTCACGTCAAGGAGCTCGAACTCGAACTCGGGGGCACGTTGCTTGAGCGCGGCGCGCGCGGCGTCTCGGTGACTGAGTCCGGGAAGGTGCTGCTGGCGCGGGGACGTTGGCTATTTGGAGCCATCGAAGACATCAAGTCCGAGGTGCGTACGGAGAACCGCGACCCAAGCGGAACCGTGCGGCTCGGTGCACCATCGAGTCTTGCAGACATCTTCTACGCACGACTCGCGACATCATTCGTCAGGCGTTTTCCGCGGGTGCGGCTCGAACTGAGTGAAGGTTTGACCGAGACAATGTGCGATCGTCTACTGCGAGCAGAGCTTGACCTTGCCATCGTCACAGCTCCGCAGCCAAATGACCATCTTCACTATGAGACGCTGGTTGTGGAACAGGTCTTCTTGATCGGGCCGCCGCGCGATCCATTACTCAAGCGGGGTAGGCTCACGCGCAAGGAGTTCAAGGCTCTGCCTACCGCCGTAGTTCCACTTAGCCGCAACCCATTTCCGACAGGCGTGCCGTTCTCGCTGCGAGTCGAGAGCAGCACTCCGATGAAGCAGATCGTCGCCTCCGGGCTCGGCTACGGCTTATTGCCATTTTCTGGAATTCAGCGGGAATTGGCCGCCGGCGAGCTATCTGCTGCGCTGTTGCCCTGGATGCGCGCTGATCGCGTACTGGCGCTGCCGCGCATGCGCCCGATCAGTAGAGCCACTCGAGAAACGATTGAAACTTTGAAGGTGGTCTGTAGCGACCTCGTTCACGAAGGAAAGATCCTAACCGCCCAGCAGAAGAGGTCGCCCTGAGGCGAGATCGGCCAAAACCGAACAGGTCAGACCGGATGTCCGCTGATGAAGGGAACGCTGCAGCTTTAAACGCAGCCGCGCGTCATTACTGCCTGGCTCTTGCCGCTTACAGGCCTAGGGCAGTCTCGGTCCATTTCAGTATGGTTAGGCTGTTGAGAAAGTCCAATACCGCCGGTTCGATCGATGCCGACCCGCCGCCTTGAATCAGAGCCGTTGCCGCGACCATGTCGCAAGGCTGATTGAACGCGATCGAGATCACGGTTTTGTTCCCGCGTTGAGAACCGCTAATGCTATAGATGCGACTGCGGCCGTTAATTGAGCCAACATTGATCGGCCGGCCAAAATCCAGCGGTACCGCCCGGTCGCCGAGCGCTGCACTTTCCAGAATGCCGGATACGCATGACCGTAGCAGGATCGCGATATTTGCTGGTAGGTCTGCGAGAGCGATCGGAATGTCGTCCATTCTCGTTGGCCATCCTGTCGGACGAACGGAAATGTTGGCCCGCTGCTGGGCGATGAACTGCGTCATGCGAACGATTGGATGAGATATCGTATGGGTGCGGCAGTCTACTCGCCCTTTTCGATCAGTACCGGTATTGCCACGAGGGAGGGCTGGCGGCAGAGGCCCTCAGCCATCGAGCAGGCGGGGCCGCCTGACCATCCAGTGTCGTGAGCCGGCCCAACGAAAATGAGCGAAACCATGCAAGGGCCACAGCTATGACGATCGCGGAAATACCAGGGTGCGCATAGTCGTCACTCAAAAAGGTGATGCATCGGAGCATTTTGGAATCGAACCTGAGCCGGATTCTGCCTGGAATCAGACGGTTCCATAGCCACTCACGGTCAACACCAGGGCAGCCGTTACGCGCGGGTATTCCTGGACTGCGCGCGCTCGGCGGCTTAGCGCCATCGAACAATTTCGGCCGCAATGATGTATGCGCCAACGATCAACAAAATGGCTTCTATCATAATTTCCTGCCGAGGCAGTGCGCAGATAAATTACAATATCTCTGTGTAGTTGCGAAGGGGATATGCACTCGGAGCGGATCCTGGTTGCGCGAAAAGTTCAGGTGTCCACGTTCTGTTCCCTGTCGTGAATTGCAGCAGAGAACGAGAGCTGCCCTCAACTGGCTATCAGCGCCCAGAGCACAAATGGCCTAACGACTTCACTGGTCACATACCTGCGAGAACCCGCGGGGATAGTCGTGGGTTACCCGGCATTCGCTTTGAGTCCGGCGGCTTCGATGCCGGCGATCGCGCAAATCTCATCGTTATCGGACGTGTCGCCGCTGACCCCAACGGCACCGAGTAACGTCGTGCCGTCCATGATCAGCACGCCGCCGGGCACCGGCACCAGGCATCCCTGCGCCAGCGCATTCACCGCGCCGACAAAGTAGGCTTGCTCCTGCGCCCGCTGGAACAACGCGCGCGATCCCATGCCCATTGCAAGCGCGCCATAGGCCTTGCCGTGCGCGATCTCGGCCCGCATCAGGCTGGTGCCGTCCTGCGCGGCCGTGACCTTTACGCAGCCGCGGGCATCCAGAATGGTGATGACCAGCGGCTTCAGTTTCTTCTCGACGCCTTTGCCAAGCGCGGCATCGAGAATCTTGCGGGCGACGTCGAGGGTGAGTTCGGCCATAAATGAATTCCTTTGCGATCAGGCGGGATTAACGGTTGGATTGCGCGCTGTCGAGGCTCATCGCAAGCACACGGGCGACATGAAGCGGTGCACGGTTCGTGCCATCCTTGATCTGATGTCGGCATGAGGTGCCGTCGGCAACGATCAGCGTGGCGGTGTCGGCGCGGCGCACCGCCGGTAGCAGCGACAGCTCAGCCATCTCCATCGACGCCTGATAGGTATCGGCGCCGTAACCGAAGGCGCCGGCCATGCCACAGCAGCTCGAATCGATGATTTCGACACTAAGGTCGGGAATAAGGCGAAGTGCCTTCTCGACCGGTTTGAACGCGCCGAATGATTTTTGATGGCAGTGGCCATGAACCAACGCTTTTGCCGGCATGGCGCCAAGCGGCAGCTTCAGCCGGCCGGCCTCTGCCTCGCGAACCAAAAACTCCTCGAACAGCAGTGCGTGCGTGCTGACGCTCTTGGCGTCATCATCCGAGCGTAGCGAGAGCAGCTCGTCGCGCAGCGTCAGGAGACAGCTCGGCTCCAGTCCGACGATCGGCACGCCACGCGCCGCGAACGGCGCGTAGGTCGTGATCAGTCGGTCCAATTCGCTGCGCGCCTGATCGACCAGACCCGCCGAAAGGAACGTTCGTCCGCAACATAGCGGACGCGCGCCGGCTGCCGGGCTCGGCAAGTGGACGCGGTATCCGGCTTCGACCAGAACGCGCAGCGCGGCGTCGAGATTTTCCCGCTCGTAAGCGCGATTAAACGTGTCGGCGAACAGCACGACCTCGCGGCCATCTGCCGGACCGAAGGTTTTGGCATCGGGACGGAAAGTATCGCGGCGGAATGCAGGCAGGGCGCGCTTCGCGCTGATGCCGACGAATTTCTCGAACAGGGCACGCAACGGCGGACTGCTGTTGCGCCAGTTGGCCAGCGGGGCAAAGCGGGAGGCGAGATCCGCATAACGCGGCAGATAGCCGACCAGCCGGTCGCGCAGGGATAACCCGTGCCTAGCTGCGCGTGCGGCCAGCACCTCGATCTTCATCTTGGCCATGTCGACGCCGGTCGGACACTCATGCCGGCAGGCCTTGCAGGACACGCAGAGTTTCAGCGTCTCCATCATTTCATCTGAAGCCAGCGCGTCAGGACCCAACTGTCCCGAGATCGCCAGCCGCAGCGTGTTGGCGCGGCCACGCGTGACATCCTTCTCATTGCGGGTCGCGCGGTAGGACGGGCACATCACACCGCCCTCGAGCTTCCGGCAGGCGCCGTTGTTGTTGCACATCTCGATCGCGCCCTGAAAGCCGCCGCCGGCGCCGGGATAAGCCGACCAGTCGAGCGCGGTCTTTAGTTCGGCGACGCGATAGTCCGGCCGATAGCGAAACAGCGAGCGATCATCCATCTTCGGCGGATCGACGATCTTGCCGGGATTGAGCAAATTGTCCGGGTCGAAGCGCTGCTTGACCTCCCTGAAATCGGCAACAATGCGCGAGCCGAACATCGCTTCGTGAAATTCGGAGCGAACCAGTCCGTCGCCGTGCTCGCCGGAATGCGAGCCCTTGTACTCGCGCACCATCTCGAACGTCTCTTCGGCGATGGCGCGCATCGCCTTGACGTCCTTCTCAAGCTTCAAATTGAGGACGGGGCGCACGTGCAGGCAGCCTTCAGACGCATGCGCATACATGGTGCCGCGGGTGCCGTGCTTGGCGAAGATGGCATTGAGCCGCTCGGTGTAGTCGGCGAGGTGCGGCAGTGGCACGGCGCAATCCTCGACGAAGGAGACCGGCTTGCCCTCCTGCTTCATGGACATCATCACGTTGAGGCCGGCGGCGCGGAAATCGGCGATGCCGGTCTGCCAGATTGGTTCGATGATCTCGACCACGCCGCCCCATTTGCGCTGCGGCTTGTCCCAGCCAAAACCGAGATCGGTCATCAGTTCGCCAAGCTGCTTCAGGCGATGCAGGTTCTCGGCTTGATCCTCCTCGGCGAATTCCACGACCAGC
This genomic window contains:
- a CDS encoding FAD-binding and (Fe-S)-binding domain-containing protein; this encodes MKNASTLQRRLRSNLTGDVFFDAFNRGRYATDASFYQIMPAGVVVPRSMDEALRALAICQDEGRIVTPRGGGTSQCGQTVNEGIVVDFSKHLNRILSLDVENRTCVVEPGIVLDDLNRQLKKHGLWFPVDVSTASRATIGGMAGNNSCGGRSLRYGTMRDNTLSMDAALADGTLLHFGEVPRDLARVNSPQSGLALYRDMLDLGEREAAEISERFPKVQRRVGGYNLDALMPRNAPNNMAHLLVGSEGTLAFTTQVELKLWPVIRNKVLGVCHFGSFYEAMDATQHLVKLRPIAVELVDRTMIALGREIAMFQPIISTAVRGDPDAVLVVEFAEEDQAENLHRLKQLGELMTDLGFGWDKPQRKWGGVVEIIEPIWQTGIADFRAAGLNVMMSMKQEGKPVSFVEDCAVPLPHLADYTERLNAIFAKHGTRGTMYAHASEGCLHVRPVLNLKLEKDVKAMRAIAEETFEMVREYKGSHSGEHGDGLVRSEFHEAMFGSRIVADFREVKQRFDPDNLLNPGKIVDPPKMDDRSLFRYRPDYRVAELKTALDWSAYPGAGGGFQGAIEMCNNNGACRKLEGGVMCPSYRATRNEKDVTRGRANTLRLAISGQLGPDALASDEMMETLKLCVSCKACRHECPTGVDMAKMKIEVLAARAARHGLSLRDRLVGYLPRYADLASRFAPLANWRNSSPPLRALFEKFVGISAKRALPAFRRDTFRPDAKTFGPADGREVVLFADTFNRAYERENLDAALRVLVEAGYRVHLPSPAAGARPLCCGRTFLSAGLVDQARSELDRLITTYAPFAARGVPIVGLEPSCLLTLRDELLSLRSDDDAKSVSTHALLFEEFLVREAEAGRLKLPLGAMPAKALVHGHCHQKSFGAFKPVEKALRLIPDLSVEIIDSSCCGMAGAFGYGADTYQASMEMAELSLLPAVRRADTATLIVADGTSCRHQIKDGTNRAPLHVARVLAMSLDSAQSNR
- a CDS encoding LysR family transcriptional regulator, translated to MDLRQLRYFIAVAERGGFGAAASVLNVAQSALSRHVKELELELGGTLLERGARGVSVTESGKVLLARGRWLFGAIEDIKSEVRTENRDPSGTVRLGAPSSLADIFYARLATSFVRRFPRVRLELSEGLTETMCDRLLRAELDLAIVTAPQPNDHLHYETLVVEQVFLIGPPRDPLLKRGRLTRKEFKALPTAVVPLSRNPFPTGVPFSLRVESSTPMKQIVASGLGYGLLPFSGIQRELAAGELSAALLPWMRADRVLALPRMRPISRATRETIETLKVVCSDLVHEGKILTAQQKRSP
- a CDS encoding GlcG/HbpS family heme-binding protein, whose amino-acid sequence is MAELTLDVARKILDAALGKGVEKKLKPLVITILDARGCVKVTAAQDGTSLMRAEIAHGKAYGALAMGMGSRALFQRAQEQAYFVGAVNALAQGCLVPVPGGVLIMDGTTLLGAVGVSGDTSDNDEICAIAGIEAAGLKANAG